One Thamnophis elegans isolate rThaEle1 chromosome 2, rThaEle1.pri, whole genome shotgun sequence genomic window, tcgggaggggaactatccttgtccccaggcctgacgggcgagccagttcttcaaggctgtgcggaaggcctggacggtggcgagggtgcgaatctctacggggagctcgttccaaagggtcggggctactactgagaaggccctcctccttgtagttgccagccgacactggctggccgatggtatacggaggaggcctaatctatgtgatcttattggtcgcagggatgtaattggcagaaggcggtctctcaagtatccagatccactgccatgtagggctttatgggtgactaatagcaccttgaagcgcatccggagatcgacaggtagccagcgcagctcgcggaggataggtgttatgcgggtgaaccgaggtgcacccacaatcactcgcgcggccgcattctgtactagctgaagtcgccggatgctcttcaagggcagccccatgtagagcatgttgcagtattccagcctagaggtcacaagggcccgggtgactgttgtgagagcctcccgattcaggtagggtcgcaactggcgcaccaggcgaacctgggcgaatgcccccctggtcacagccattaaatggtggtcaaacgatagctgtgagtctaTCACAGTATAGGAGAAACGCCACTTGCCTGTTTGAGCAATTAACATTGCTGAAAATAGATTGGGACATTATATATAATATTGctgcataataaataaatcaaatgcaAGTGTGATTTACTCATCAATCATATAGCACCAAAAACAAAGACTTTCCTTACTCTGGTTGAAAGTCACACTTGCAATAGCTGGAAGTTCTGCTTTCTAAGTGGCTAAACATTGAGATGGATAGGCTTGACATATCAGGAAAAGAATAAAATTCATCAGTATCACAAAGAATAAAATTTGCTGATGAGGAATAACCCCTCTCCACCAATAAAATCAATTAATGGAACCTTGTCTTTTcatatttaaaaaggaaagataGTTCTAAACTTAACTTTTCATATTTAAAAAGGTACAAATAGTTCtaaacttaacaaccacaattcagcccaacatttccCTTGCTAAGATAGTTAACTGAGTTGTGCCCTAGTTTACAACTTTTTAtgttacagttgttaagcaaatcaatgcagttcttaagtgaatgtatacttgttaagcaaatctgctgTCATTGACTGTAGTTTACAAATGGAGGTCATATTAACATCGGCATGTTGCAACCATCAtgaatgcatgccagttgccaagtgcctgaattttgaccatgtgatcatggggatgctgaaaaggcGGGAAAACTgatctaagtcacttttttcattttgcagtattccatttttttcattgcaactttgaacagtcactaagtcaacggttaagtcaagaactattgTGTATGGTCTCTCCATAGTATTGTTTCTTTTAGGAGAATTAAATTGTCCTATGTGAGTAACTGTTTCCACACCAGGCATTTATACAACGTGGATCCTCTGATGGATAGTAAGGGCTCTCTTCTCAATGAATCTCTTTCCACACTTCCCACAGCAATGTTGTTTCTCTCttgtgtggatcctcttatggCAATTAAGAGAACTTTTGAAAcaaaagctctttccacactctgtgcatttatatggtttctcccctgtgtggattcttttatgaGAATTAAGCTGTCCTTTCTGAACAAAGCTGtttccacattccaggcatttataAGGTTTCTCCCCTGAGTGGATTCTTTTATGAGAACTAAGTTGTCCTTTCTgaatgaagctctttccacactctgtgcatttaaatggtttattCCCTGTATGGATCTTTTGGTGACAAGTAAGCACTTTATTCTCaaaaaagctctttccacactccatacatttatAGGGTCTCTCTCCTGTGTGAAATCTTTTATGAGAATTAAGCTGTCCTTTCTgaataaagctctttccacactccaggcatttatatggTTTATCCCCCGTGTGAATCTTTAAGTGTCGAGCTAGATGCGTGTTTGTTCTGAAGCTCCTTCCACACTCTGTGCATTTATACAGTCTCTCTCCTGAGTGGAGCCTTTGATGAGCATTAAGTAGTTGTTTCtgagtaaagctctttccacactgtgTGCAttcataaggtttctctcctgtgtgaatccttttatGAGAATTAAGTTTTCCTATTAAATCAAAGGACTTTCCACATTCCTCACAACTATATGGTTTCTCAGCCATGTGGCTCCTTTGATGGCTATTAAGACTAGGCTTGCTACGGAAGTTTTTTCCACACTctgtgcatttatatggtttttctcctgtatggATTCTTTCATGATTAGTAAGATTTTCTTTCTGAGTAAATTGCTTTCCACACATTatgcatttatagggtttctcccctgtgtggattctatTATGATAATTAAGTTTTCCTTTCTCAATAAAGCACTTTCCACAAACTAGGCACTTATATGGTTTATCCCCTGTATGAATCCTTTGATGATGAGTAAGTACCTGGTTGTCAAAAAAGCTCTTGTCACACTCCAAGCATTTATATGGCCTTTCCCCAGTATGAATTCTTTTATGAGAATTAAGTTTTCCTTTCAaaataaagctctttccacaatccatgcatttataaggtctctcccctgtgtggatcctttgatggataGTAAGAATTCTTTTTTCTAAGAATCTCCTTCCACACTCGCTGCAGACATGTTTTTTCTCCACTCTGTGGATTCTCTCATGGTGGTTAAGATAACTTTTCAAacggaagctctttccacacactCTGCATTTATACGGTCTCTCCCCTGTGTGCATCCTTTTATGAGAATTAAGTTGTCCTTTCTGAAtaaaactctttccacactcaaAGCATTTATATGGTTTATTCTCTGTATGGATCCATTGGTGACAAGTAAGGACCTTGTTGTCaaaaaagctctttccacactccagacatgtATATGGTCTCTCCCCAAGGTGGATTCTTTGATGGGTAGTAAGAGATCTATTGTCAAAAAATCTCTTTCCACACTCCTTGCAACTAAGTTTTTTCTCCCCTCTATGGATCCTCTCATGGCGATAAATACTACTCCTGAAatggaagctctttccacactccaagcatttATATGATTTATCCCCTGTATGAATCCATTGCCGATGAGTAAGGACTTTATTGTCAAAAAAGCTCTTTCCATAATCCAGGCGTTGGTAAATTCTCTCCCCTTTTTGGATCCTTTGATGGCCATTAAGACTACTCTTACTACTAAAGTTATTTCCATACTTTGTGCAtattttagtctttttttttagACCGGAAACCTTCCCCAATTTCACAATGGTATGTGCCTTGTGTTTCCTAAAAAGGTTCTTACGTAAAGTAAGAGAAAAGGAATGCAATGTGGAGATCTTTTCCTCTCCACCTTCTGAATggcttctttcttttgttttttgattCCTTTGATGGCCAAACATCACTTCTACTTCATAATTTAATGTTTGCAGCGGCATTAGCCtctcctgcttctccttctccattgGGTCACCtgcatggaaaaaagaaaatttagaaaCTGTGAGGGAAGGGGAGATAACATCTTGTAGGGTGAGGAGAACCAACACCGCCATTTTTCTGTAGGGGATTTTGCCGAAATTGGCAGGTGGATGTCAGACTTAGCCTGCTGAAGTTTTTCTAGAAAAGAGAACTGGAGATTGTTCATATGTACTTTACATATCCGATTATTTTACACAGTCAGCAAAACCTGTCATTTCTGCAACCACTTGCAATCAGATAAAAGTTGTGGGTTCTATCATGCTCTGAACCGTAAATGTAGCCTTTATAATTTATAGAATATTGTGTGACATGGAATGAAGAGGTATTTTGgttgtattttaaaagacagCGATGAGTTGTTAATGTTGAACATACATGTGGGAGATGAAAGCGGAAATTTCTTTCATAAACATATACACAGACCGATATGGCGGTGtttctgcattttttaaattattttccttttcatatATTTTGCATTGCATTTGTACATGTGTTTTATCTCTTGaggataaaattaataaaattatatgaaaAACCCAGCTGTTAAGGAGGGAGCTTCTCCTCTGGAAAACATACCCATTTGTGTTCCAGGTATGGCATCAGCTATGAATTCAGCTCAGAAATGTTGGGTGAAAATTATTAGCTAGGAAATTCTGATGATATCCAAGAGATTTTTCAGCTGGGAATCACATTTAGACTTTGCTGTTGATTGGATAATCTGGGGCATTTCTCAAATTTATCATGAGCATTTCTAACAGGATCTTAAGGAGAGACAATCACCTTAAGTAACCTGACTGCAAGTATCTTTCCTGTTTACCGCTCACTGGAAAAACATTCCCCAATTAATGGAACCTAGAGCATAGTCGGGCCTTACCCAGGGCAGACATATTCCTAAAAGCATCCAACATGACTTCTCTACATAAGGCTCTCTGGCCAGAATCCAGCAAGTCCCACTCCTCTTCTGTGAAATCCACAGTGATCTCCTCAAAGGGTTTAGAGCCCTAGAATGAGAATATTCTTTAAAAGACAATCCCAGAAAAGACATGCATTTTTTCTTTAGTGCACAAAAGAGCTTTGCAAGAAACATAATGAGCAGTCTTACAGGAAAGAAACTGCTCCAGTTCCCATCTCCCTAATAACTGGTGCTCTAAATGCACTAAAGATGTTGTTGAATTGCAATAGCACTCCTTGGAGAGCCTCAGACTGGGTTGCAATAAGTCAGCAAGGATTTGGGAAACAGAAGCCACTGGCTCACTTGACTTCAGGAGCAAATTCTACATTCTTTACAAAACAGGACACAACAACTACCATTGTTGTGGGCATTTCTTATCTTCCT contains:
- the LOC116503361 gene encoding zinc finger protein 883-like; this translates as MLDAFRNMSALGDPMEKEKQERLMPLQTLNYEVEVMFGHQRNQKTKERSHSEGGEEKISTLHSFSLTLRKNLFRKHKAHTIVKLGKVSGLKKKTKICTKYGNNFSSKSSLNGHQRIQKGERIYQRLDYGKSFFDNKVLTHRQWIHTGDKSYKCLECGKSFHFRSSIYRHERIHRGEKKLSCKECGKRFFDNRSLTTHQRIHLGERPYTCLECGKSFFDNKVLTCHQWIHTENKPYKCFECGKSFIQKGQLNSHKRMHTGERPYKCRVCGKSFRLKSYLNHHERIHRVEKKHVCSECGRRFLEKRILTIHQRIHTGERPYKCMDCGKSFILKGKLNSHKRIHTGERPYKCLECDKSFFDNQVLTHHQRIHTGDKPYKCLVCGKCFIEKGKLNYHNRIHTGEKPYKCIMCGKQFTQKENLTNHERIHTGEKPYKCTECGKNFRSKPSLNSHQRSHMAEKPYSCEECGKSFDLIGKLNSHKRIHTGEKPYECTQCGKSFTQKQLLNAHQRLHSGERLYKCTECGRSFRTNTHLARHLKIHTGDKPYKCLECGKSFIQKGQLNSHKRFHTGERPYKCMECGKSFFENKVLTCHQKIHTGNKPFKCTECGKSFIQKGQLSSHKRIHSGEKPYKCLECGNSFVQKGQLNSHKRIHTGEKPYKCTECGKSFCFKSSLNCHKRIHTREKQHCCGKCGKRFIEKRALTIHQRIHVV